One genomic segment of Helianthus annuus cultivar XRQ/B chromosome 14, HanXRQr2.0-SUNRISE, whole genome shotgun sequence includes these proteins:
- the LOC110908521 gene encoding probable voltage-gated potassium channel subunit beta: MQYKNLGRSGLKVSQISYGAWVTFGNQIDVKEAKTLLQCCRDHGVNFFDNAEVYANGRAEEIMGQAIRELGWKRSDVVISTKIFWGGPGPNDKGLSRKHIIEGTKASLKRLDMEYVDLIYCHRPDSSTPIEETVRAMNYVINKGWAFYWGTSEWSAQQITEACEIAKRLGLVGPIVEQPEYNMISRHKVENEYLPLYTNYGIGLTTWSPLASGVLTGKYNSGVPADSRFALENYKSLASRSLVDDVLKKVRNLKPIADELNVPMSQLAIAWCAANPNVSSVITGATKESQIQENMKAIDVIPKLTPEVMEKIEAVILTKPKRPESFR, encoded by the exons ATGCAATACAAGAATCTCGGCCGATCTGGATTAAAGGTATCCCAGATATCATACGGAGCATGGGTCACTTTCGGCAACCAAATCGACGTCAAAGAAGCCAAAACCTTACTCCAATGCTGCCGCGACCACGGCGTAAACTTCTTCGACAACGCCGAGGTCTACGCTAACGGCCGGGCCGAAGAAATCATGGGCCAAGCCATCCGAGAGCTCGGATGGAAACGTTCAGACGTAGTGATTTCTACTAAGATATTCTGGGGTGGTCCTGGACCTAACGATAAGGGTTTGTCCAGGAAGCACATTATCGAGGGGACGAAAGCGTCGTTGAAGCGGTTGGATATGGAGTATGTTGATTTGATCTATTGTCATAGGCCGGATTCGTCGACCCCAATTGAAGAAACTGTGCGAGCAATGAATTATGTGATTAATAAAGGTTGGGCGTTTTATTGGGGGACTAGTGAGTGGTCTGCTCAGCAGATCACTGAGGCGTGTGAGATTGCGAAACGGTTGGGTCTTGTTGGGCCGATTGTTGAACAGCCTGAGTATAATATGATTTCAAGGCATAAG GTTGAAAACGAATACCTTCCTCTGTACACCAATTATGGAATCGGGCTTACTACTTGGAGTCCGCTTGCATCTGGAGTTCTGACCGGAAAGTATAATTCCGGAGTTCCAGCTGATAGTCGGTTCGCATTGGAGAACTACAAG AGTTTGGCAAGTAGATCATTGGTGGATGATGTGCTGAAGAAAGTTAGGAACTTGAAACCGATTGCAGATGAACTCAACGTACCCATGTCTCAGCTTGCGATTGCATGGTGTGCTGCAAACCCTAACGTATCGTCTGTTATTACTGGTGCTACAAAGGAGTCTCAG ATTCAAGAGAACATGAAGGCGATTGATGTTATTCCTAAGCTTACACCTGAAGTGATGGAGAAGATTGAAGCTGTTATTCTGACCAAACCAAAGCGACCCGAATCATTTAGGTAA
- the LOC110908520 gene encoding E3 ubiquitin-protein ligase RNF6 isoform X2 — MDMDFMDIDQIEEVPDTPERFITTYDKSNTDGNNSGNHSNGSSSCRVIDRDHFNQKLRNEPREKGKSVAFNGSRRLFVRADNFNSSPGTSFGKSPSSKNVVPTVEHPHHDKGKTSSNSSSFVDLTEQNGRNHVYGLNNAIKLGPKSDNGKRVAFGAQQKAENGSSSSVITPSRVNRHIRFVKNGCISPLNIAKTKPVAEKDDISTGAHTVSDGPSSKVDIKDIISEAKDAHRLKGKGVSHHPISLENSDPRNTHLSQRRPVVLKEATNANKDSKGWITTHGNTRKVDPTSVNSDQNIARGKSASSSVNGQLKNGKVHADLRNGSTSSSFNNHFDDLERAQFTKRQKEGVGSSNIREEDAVYVNNADVASSSLNAGPSSSRSIRNKNRRGAGSSDQAIVIEELSHEGRNKGSSSNEDSTVRALQLEADERLARELQEQLYNESPAGFGVDEMDSHHALAMAMQQERSLHARGRGRGRGRGRSTSHARSSSSRSVLSNRTQTSSSTILARMRGRFPGRPRTISTRSSIFPSNMDVDMRMHILEALEAFNDMEFPNNLFQVGREFNENDYEMLLALDDNNHQHGGATNAQINNLPQSTVQAENLQECAICLEAPNVGETIRHLPCLHKFHKDCIDEWLRRKTSCPVCKSSVT, encoded by the exons ATGGATATGGATTTTATGGACATTGATCAGATAGAGGAGGTTCCCGACACCCCCGAGAGATTCATAACAACATATGACAAATCTAATACTGATGGCAACAACTCTGGAAATCATAGTAATGGATCGAGTAGTTGCCGTGTGATCGATCGGGATCACTTTAATCAAAAGCTGAGAAACGAGCCACGGGAAAAGGGCAAATCGGTCGCCTTCAATGGGAGCCGAAGATTATTCGTTCGAGCCGATAATTTCAACAGTTCCCCAGGTACCAGTTTCGGGAAATCACCGTCTTCCAAGAATGTTGTGCCTACAGTAGAACACCCACACCATGATAAAGGGAAAACTTCTAGTAATTCTAGTAGTTTTGTTGATTTGACTGAACAAAACGGGCGGAATCATGTTTATGGGTTAAATAACGCGATCAAGTTGGGTCCTAAATCTGACAATGGAAAACGAGTTGCGTTTGGCGCTCAACAAAAAGCTGAAAATGGTTCGTCTTCATCGGTTATCACGCCATCGAGAGTTAATAGGCATATAAGGTTTGTGAAAAATGGATGCATATCGCCTCTTAACATAGCGAAAACTAAACCGGTTGCAGAGAAGGATGACATCAGCACGGGGGCACATACCGTGTCTGATGGTCCGTCAAGTAAGGTTGATATTAAGGATATAATTTCCGAAGCTAAAGATGCACATAGGTTAAAGGGAAAAGGTGTATCTCATCATCCAATTTCTCTCGAAAATTCCGACCCAAGAAACACACATTTATCTCAAAG GAGGCCTGTAGTTTTAAAAGAAGCAACCAATGCTAATAAAGACTCGAAAGGATGGATAACCACCCACGGTAATACGAGAAAGGTAGACCCCACATCAGTAAACAGCGATCAAAACATAGCAAGAGGTAAGTCTGCATCTAGCTCTGTTAACGGCCAATTAAAGAACGGCAAGGTACACGCGGACCTCAGAAACGGAAGTACCTCTAGTAGTTTTAACAACCATTTCGATGATTTAGAGCGTGCGCAATTTACAAAAAGACAGAAGGAGGGTGTTGGTTCTAGTAATATAAGGGAAGAGGATGCGGTATATGTTAATAACGCTGACGTGGCGTCATCTAGCCTAAATGCGGGTCCTTCGAGTTCAAGATCAATTAGAAACAAGAACCGTCGTGGGGCTGGCAGTTCAGATCAAGCGATCGTGATTGAGGAGTTATCTCATGAAGGTAGAAACAAGGGGTCCAGTAGTAATGAGGATTCGACTGTTAGGGCGTTACAGTTGGAAGCGGATGAGAGGCTGGCTAGAGAACTGCAGGAGCAGTTATACAATGAATCGCCAGCTGGATTTGGAGTTGACGAG ATGGACTCACACCATGCATTGGCAATGGCGATGCAGCAGGAACGCAGTCTACATGCTCGTGGTCGGGGTCGGGGTCGTGGTCGTGGCCGTTCTACTTCT CACGCACGGTCAAGTTCTTCCCGGAGCGTTCTAAGTAATAGGACACAAACTTCTAGTTCCACAATATTGGCTAGAATGAGAGGGCGGTTCCCAGGACGCCCACGTACGATATCAACAAGGAGTTCCATATTTCCTTCAAACATGGATGTTGACATG AGAATGCATATACTTGAAGCGCTAGAGGCGTTTAACGATATGGAG TTCCCTAATAACTTGTTTCAAGTAGGACGAGAATTCAACGA GAATGATTATGAAATGTTGCTCGCTCTTGATGATAACAATCACCAACATGGAGGTGCAACTAATGCTCAAATAAATAATTTGCCACAGTCAACAGTTCAG GCGGAAAATCTCCAAGAGTGTGCGATTTGTCTTGAAGCTCCTAATGTCGGTGAAACGATACGACATCTTCCTTGCCTTCATAAATTTCACAAAGAT TGCATAGATGAATGGCTTAGAAGGAAAACATCATGCCCGGTATGCAAATCATCGGTCACTTGA
- the LOC110908520 gene encoding E3 ubiquitin-protein ligase RNF6 isoform X1 → MDMDFMDIDQIEEVPDTPERFITTYDKSNTDGNNSGNHSNGSSSCRVIDRDHFNQKLRNEPREKGKSVAFNGSRRLFVRADNFNSSPGTSFGKSPSSKNVVPTVEHPHHDKGKTSSNSSSFVDLTEQNGRNHVYGLNNAIKLGPKSDNGKRVAFGAQQKAENGSSSSVITPSRVNRHIRFVKNGCISPLNIAKTKPVAEKDDISTGAHTVSDGPSSKVDIKDIISEAKDAHRLKGKGVSHHPISLENSDPRNTHLSQRRPVVLKEATNANKDSKGWITTHGNTRKVDPTSVNSDQNIARGKSASSSVNGQLKNGKVHADLRNGSTSSSFNNHFDDLERAQFTKRQKEGVGSSNIREEDAVYVNNADVASSSLNAGPSSSRSIRNKNRRGAGSSDQAIVIEELSHEGRNKGSSSNEDSTVRALQLEADERLARELQEQLYNESPAGFGVDEMDSHHALAMAMQQERSLHARGRGRGRGRGRSTSHARSSSSRSVLSNRTQTSSSTILARMRGRFPGRPRTISTRSSIFPSNMDVDMRMHILEALEAFNDMELPNNLFNDMEFPNNLFQVGREFNENDYEMLLALDDNNHQHGGATNAQINNLPQSTVQAENLQECAICLEAPNVGETIRHLPCLHKFHKDCIDEWLRRKTSCPVCKSSVT, encoded by the exons ATGGATATGGATTTTATGGACATTGATCAGATAGAGGAGGTTCCCGACACCCCCGAGAGATTCATAACAACATATGACAAATCTAATACTGATGGCAACAACTCTGGAAATCATAGTAATGGATCGAGTAGTTGCCGTGTGATCGATCGGGATCACTTTAATCAAAAGCTGAGAAACGAGCCACGGGAAAAGGGCAAATCGGTCGCCTTCAATGGGAGCCGAAGATTATTCGTTCGAGCCGATAATTTCAACAGTTCCCCAGGTACCAGTTTCGGGAAATCACCGTCTTCCAAGAATGTTGTGCCTACAGTAGAACACCCACACCATGATAAAGGGAAAACTTCTAGTAATTCTAGTAGTTTTGTTGATTTGACTGAACAAAACGGGCGGAATCATGTTTATGGGTTAAATAACGCGATCAAGTTGGGTCCTAAATCTGACAATGGAAAACGAGTTGCGTTTGGCGCTCAACAAAAAGCTGAAAATGGTTCGTCTTCATCGGTTATCACGCCATCGAGAGTTAATAGGCATATAAGGTTTGTGAAAAATGGATGCATATCGCCTCTTAACATAGCGAAAACTAAACCGGTTGCAGAGAAGGATGACATCAGCACGGGGGCACATACCGTGTCTGATGGTCCGTCAAGTAAGGTTGATATTAAGGATATAATTTCCGAAGCTAAAGATGCACATAGGTTAAAGGGAAAAGGTGTATCTCATCATCCAATTTCTCTCGAAAATTCCGACCCAAGAAACACACATTTATCTCAAAG GAGGCCTGTAGTTTTAAAAGAAGCAACCAATGCTAATAAAGACTCGAAAGGATGGATAACCACCCACGGTAATACGAGAAAGGTAGACCCCACATCAGTAAACAGCGATCAAAACATAGCAAGAGGTAAGTCTGCATCTAGCTCTGTTAACGGCCAATTAAAGAACGGCAAGGTACACGCGGACCTCAGAAACGGAAGTACCTCTAGTAGTTTTAACAACCATTTCGATGATTTAGAGCGTGCGCAATTTACAAAAAGACAGAAGGAGGGTGTTGGTTCTAGTAATATAAGGGAAGAGGATGCGGTATATGTTAATAACGCTGACGTGGCGTCATCTAGCCTAAATGCGGGTCCTTCGAGTTCAAGATCAATTAGAAACAAGAACCGTCGTGGGGCTGGCAGTTCAGATCAAGCGATCGTGATTGAGGAGTTATCTCATGAAGGTAGAAACAAGGGGTCCAGTAGTAATGAGGATTCGACTGTTAGGGCGTTACAGTTGGAAGCGGATGAGAGGCTGGCTAGAGAACTGCAGGAGCAGTTATACAATGAATCGCCAGCTGGATTTGGAGTTGACGAG ATGGACTCACACCATGCATTGGCAATGGCGATGCAGCAGGAACGCAGTCTACATGCTCGTGGTCGGGGTCGGGGTCGTGGTCGTGGCCGTTCTACTTCT CACGCACGGTCAAGTTCTTCCCGGAGCGTTCTAAGTAATAGGACACAAACTTCTAGTTCCACAATATTGGCTAGAATGAGAGGGCGGTTCCCAGGACGCCCACGTACGATATCAACAAGGAGTTCCATATTTCCTTCAAACATGGATGTTGACATG AGAATGCATATACTTGAAGCGCTAGAGGCGTTTAACGATATGGAGTTGCCTAATAACTTGTTTAACGATATGGAGTTCCCTAATAACTTGTTTCAAGTAGGACGAGAATTCAACGA GAATGATTATGAAATGTTGCTCGCTCTTGATGATAACAATCACCAACATGGAGGTGCAACTAATGCTCAAATAAATAATTTGCCACAGTCAACAGTTCAG GCGGAAAATCTCCAAGAGTGTGCGATTTGTCTTGAAGCTCCTAATGTCGGTGAAACGATACGACATCTTCCTTGCCTTCATAAATTTCACAAAGAT TGCATAGATGAATGGCTTAGAAGGAAAACATCATGCCCGGTATGCAAATCATCGGTCACTTGA